CACACTCGGGTGGTTTTAAGCATGTGTCCGTGTGAATCCGGGAGGAAGCAGATAGAGGAGAGGAGCTCTTCAGGCCCTCGAGGTGTGTAACAACTTGCAGGGAATGACAGAGGTAAGCGGGCTTCTCCTGGGACAGGAGGCTTAGTGAGGAACCATTACCTTAGCCCCATGAATCACTGCTAATGGCTTCAGTGAGAGCGTACTGTAGTACAGAGGTAGGACACATTTAGATTGAGACCTCGAGCTCCGTAACAACGCGCACTGCAGCATATTTCTCGTGTTAGCGCAATGCAGAAAGGGCTGTGACAACTTAGTGTATAAGatggttttatttatgtagctTTTGGTGCACATCCATAGTGCAGCTATACACCCCCATCCCCAGCCGAAATGAGCATACACCAGCAGATCCTTAAAAATTTATTGAAGTTAATGTAAGGTGAAATCATAAGTGatataagaaaaaacaaataaccCTTGCATAGATCACAGACCATGCCTTTGTCGTCATCTGACAAACTGAACACATTGTAGCATAATCCTTGGTAAACACAACGTGACAATGACGGCTGGATTAGATAACACAATCAGAGTTTGGTTTGCTTGTGGATgaacagaagagcagaagagTTCAACAGTCCTTTTGCGCTTTGCTCCAAAACTTCCCTACTAGCCATTAAATGTGCATCCttgacagagaggacaaactCATAGCCATCACACTTCTAACACAAACGAGATCTTCTTCGTCAGTCATCACCTTTGGTGAGTGAGGTACACAACATCCCAACATTTGATCCTGTTCAGTGCCTCCTCAGCAAGCAGAAAGCAGTCCAACATAGAGACCTTTAGCAAACAAGAATGCCTTAAAACCAATGTATTACAGAGGAGGGTGTGCGGCACAGGCCCTGCTTAGACATGATTGGCATGTTTCCCACAACGCAGTTTCACTACAGTCTAGACTGAGATAGGAATGGGCCAAATGTCACTTGAAAGAGCGTTTCAGAGATAAAGTTTGAGAAACTAGCCCTTAATGTCCTTGCTCACATTCAGAGCCTCGCAAGCACAACctgaaaatcacacacagacgctGAGAACGGCTCGGATGCCTAACGCCATCTTAGTGATGAGGTCAGCGTTAAGGTGCTTTTAAGAGATCCAGCAGAGGACACGTATCATGACAACTCCTGAACAGGGCCTTACAGGAAGCCTTGGTGCAGATGAAAGCaagggtttctttttttaaatgatgcaACTGTATTATAGTTGATCCACAGTTTGAAAGGCAAAACTCATGCAGTCTTCCATCGACCATGCAGTTTTTTGTGATTAGTAGATTTCTGTAGAGATACATTATAGCAGTAGGTTCAGCAGTGGAGATCGGAAAAATGTGAACATGGTGCTTGAATgaatcctgtttttttcttttttcttgaaaccaaaatgacaaaccactttttttttttttaataatacaCTTCTTTCATATCACTAAGTGTATAGCAGTTGATCATAATACAGTAGTTTCATTATCATGGCTTGCCAGAGGAACATATTGTTTTTGATATTCCAGTATATGGCATGTTCTTCCTATATCAGTCATGTTACAGTgccaccaaaaaacaaacagaaaataagaaCACACAATGAAATTGTTATTCATAAGTAATTGCAGTATATAGTGCCTACTTTGCTTTGTCTTATTGTAGCTAAGTTGCATTTTGTTCTCGtgacatttcatgttttttcttataGTTTAATTAGTTTAATTAGGTtaatgtcatcttttttttttcttgtttagaTCTTCTCTCTCATGTTTGTTTGCAGAAGCATAACATCTAACAGTAAGCTAAACAAATGTATATGTAGAACATTTTAGGCACCTTCTCTGACGTTCTCTCACATTGCTGATCAGTCCAGTGAACTGATGATAGATCCCCTCTAAGTGCATTATGGGCTGTCCCTTTGGGACTGTGTTATAGGTTCGACTGAACCCTTCAGCAGCCTTTCTTCCCGACTGCAAAACAACTCCAGTCCGACCTGGGTGGTTAATGGGGACTGCCACTATTACAAAGCCTGTATTTGGATTTTTAACGGGCTtctcacattaaaatgtcaggcTTTACATTTGACCCCACTGACCTTACAAAATCACAGAACAGAGGGTACGAGGTTGGTACATAAACAGCCCTGTTGTGAGTTATCTGTCAAGTGATCGCAGCTTCTCTGACATTCAAAATAGAtttgttttactattttttACAAAAAGCATCTAAGAAACAGGCGATCTGTTATTCTATTGCTGTTAAGAACGTGTGTTTCTGTTGGGTAATTGAATGCATAGCACCATCCATTCATGCCCTTGCAGTAAGAGTAGCAACAGCACTGCTAATGTGAGGGGTACCATTTATATTTTCTTCACCtcactttctgctgtttcctgcagGACATGTTACACACACTACTTTCAAGCATGACTCGTACGAAAACTTGTGACCAAAGCGAACAATTTCCTGATAGCTGCATTTATAAGACTACTATAATTTCCTTATATCATTCTACATATAGTAATATAATGTATGGTGTTGGGTATTATTGGTGTCCTTCTGTGTGACAAACTCTATACAAACTGAAGATCCCTGACACAAATGTGTATCTTTTTTGCTCTCGTGATAAGTGACTGACATCTAGCAAGGCTCTTGGATTTTCACCTCGCCTGAGGCAGACACTCTTCAGCAGTACAGTACGAAGATCagttcaaaaagaaaatgacaaacagcGCTCTTCACTCACCAACCAGCCACCAATAACCAAACAGGGATAAGAATAATAGAATGGAAAAAGTCTTGCTCAAAACAATTAACTAAGACTTGCTTCAGCTGATGCTTCAGATAACGTGTGATGTAACAAGACATCAATGGTAGTCCTGTACTAGCACCACAAAGGATAGCCATTGCACCAACAGAAACAACTATGACATTCAAGTAGCACtgcagtggattttttttaaacaggacCTTGTCAGGAGAGtgctaaatttaaaaaaaaaaaaaaaagtacagtacagtacaaaaTCTTAGTATCGTTTGGCTGAATTCATCTCAATATTGAGTGTAGATTGATGTGAAGTAGCTGGAGATTTTCAAGTAGTCATTACAATTTGTCCAAATCGATCTGCAGTTAGCCTGTCAGGAACAATATGCTGTGAAACAATGCACAACTTTTGAGCAagcagagtgaaaaagaaaagaaaaacatctcacaagcagaaacaaacaaacaaaaaaatggttCAAGCAACAGAACAAAATGACTGCAAAAAGATGGGCTGCACTTTGCTGTGCGTCATAATGCCCACGGATTGCAGGATGACACAGTTAAAAACTATAACAAATGCCTCCAATGTCTTATACTAGTGTGTTGAAACACATTCgggtgtgtttctgtgacacAACAGTAATTTTAGATACCATTGTTTCAAAGAAACTAACATATGAAACAGTCAATCTCATCCCTTTAGGAGAGCCAAACAATCTCTACAGACTCTCTACAAATGAGTGTTTTGATTGTGCGTAGctttaagtgaaaaaaaaaaaaaaaggcgcgGGATGGTGGTACACTATTTGCCCTAAGTGCTTGTGTAAAGGCTATGCTTTGGGACTCTCACATTCAATGTTGCATGACTGCAGTTTACACTTAAGGTTCCATTTTGCATTATGGTATAGGAAGCCCTGCATTGAAgcttgcagctctgcagcaagTTTGCAATGACCTCACTGAGGTAGAGACCCTGAAAGGATGCATGGTGCACGAACAAAACCAacagacataaataaaatatgttcaAAACCTCTAGATATTCCCTTTTGAACTGGATTGGTAAACATGCAGAGTACAATACATTGCTGCTTAAGGGCATAATTAAGTGCGTGACAGCATGAAAACTGGGTTGTGCATAACAGCCATGGATcatcttatttcttttttttttaccacaatTACCTGCTGTCTCAAGCTTGCTCTCTGGCATCATTAACTtcaaaaccaacagtgaatCAACACGAGAACAGAACATAAACCAGCTCCACTCAACCTCACAAATCCCACTGTACACAGAGGCACTTTCACTGGTCCTGTTGGTGAAAGGGATAAAGGCACTAGCAACTAATGTTAGAATAATTCTCTGTAATATGAAGTGAAATTTGGTATTGATCCTTTTTTCAGTGGATTCCAAACCAACAAGTACTAAAATTTGACGTGGAAATGGAAGCATGACTAATGATATGTTAACATTTCTCGGTCAAAGAAGGTCCATGCACTGCGCTATTGACGTAATACTGTAATTGGTGCTTATTATGCTTATATGCATTTTTGATAATATTTATTCAGTATTCTTTGACTACTTTTAAATTAGAAACTCTGCATCCTCAAGGTGGGTTTGGATATATTTGATCGCAATTCAGAAACATCCAGAATTTGATTTCCTTAGTTTCCCTGACAATAGGACACTGCAGAGTGCCTGAATTGCAACAAGCTGTATACTCATGTCATGCATTAAATATACCAGGATACAAAAGTACCTTAGTTGATAGACCATAATGCAGGTTACTTTTTTCATGCTATGATCTCATTTATGTACTGTTCCCTTAAGATTTAACATTCAATTTCTATACTTCTAAATGATTagcatttcaaattaaaaactcATCCAGTGCACTCAGTATGAAAACAGATGAGAAGGGGTGGATGGGGGCAGATATCCAAAAGAACATCCTCTCCATTATGTGGGATATGTCTCATGCATGCCGATATCAAAATGGAAAGTCTCTTATCATGCTCGTGTGAAGCTCACTTTATCATTGTGCTGTGTTGCATCTAAAGGGCATGGCATTGAATCACTTGGTGATATCACAATTACAGCAtctgctggaaaacagcagcattgcGGATGTCCGTGAAGCGTGTAGATCACCATCTGTTTACATCCAAACAAGAGAGATCAGTCTTCCTCCTATAAGGTGCTTTGCTGAATAGTAGATCCTTTgtagggagagaggagagaggaggggggagcggGGGTCACCTAACTTCTTGGCGCTTACCACTTGGCTGCAGATGCTTGCATGTCTCTGCAGACTTTTCTGGTGCATTGTGCAACTTGCTGAAATGTTATCTGTACTCCATGCATAAGATTTTAATTATCACGCCATCAACTGATCAGACAGTGTGTGCTCTGCGTCCTCCAGGGAGCCTTGTAAATGCGTAATAATTGACGTTTTCTTTTTGATGTACCTATATTTTTGTAGGATCAGAAGAATTAATTATTCTATCTACCTGTCATATACTCAAagagctttgttttttgtttcctttctttatAGCTGAGCATAGTTGTAGGCCTAATGCCATAGAGTGCTTTGGGGAGGTAAATGAAGCATTCCTTACTGATGGTCTACTCCACGTATGACAGTCGTATAGAGATCCCAAAGTTCCTAACTAGTGTCTAAACATCTGTAAGCAGCTTGCTTTTATTTACACAGTTTTGGTTGGCTATAGTGCAATTGCCAGTTCTGAGGTTTGCCTCCCTAAAGTTGTCGATGCTATTGTTTATGTCTCCATCAATCTCCATGTACTCTGACTTGCTGACGGTGGATGAACTACGGCGGCTGGAGTTGGTTTCAGAGGGGATGTTGGGATTGCTGACGTTGAGCAGCTGGGCCTGCTCTTCTCCTTCAGTCTCCCTGTGGTAGAAGTAGTTGAAGTTGGACACAATGACAGGCACTGGCAGCGCAATTGTCAACACTCCAGCGATGGCGCACAGAGATCCTACAATCTTGCCTCCTATAGTGACTGGGACCATGTCCCCATAGCCCACAGTTGTCATAGACACAACAGCCCACCAAAATGCATCCGGGATGCTGCCAAAGTAGGATCCTTGCTCCTCTGCCTCAGCAAAGTAGACAGCACTGGAGAACAGGATGACTCCAATGAACAGAAAGAAGATCAGCAATCCGAGCTCTCGCATGCTGGCCTTGAGGGTCTGCCCCAAAATCTGCAGTCCTTTGGAGTGTCGTGACAGCTTGAAAATCCGAAACACCCTGACCAGACGGATCACCCTGAGTATGGCCAGAGATGTTGCCTGCTCCCCCACCCCCTCGTTTTCTGGGTCTTCAGCCAGCTCGGTGCCAAGTGTGATGAAGTAAGGGATGATAGCCACTATGTCGATCATGTTCATCATGTTCTTGAAGAAGGCCGGTTTGCTTGGGCACGCCAGAAAGCGTACTATCAATTCAAAGGAGAACCAGATTATACAGAGTGTCTCAATGACGAAGAAGGGGTCAGTGAGGATATTTGGCTTGTAATATATAGTTGTGTTCCCAACTGTCACTATGCGACCCGCTGGGTCCTCTTTCAGCTGTGGTAAAGTCTCTAAACAAAATATGACTATTGAAATCAGGATTACCATCACAGACACTATGGCAATCCCTCTTGCAGTGCCTGAGCTTTCTGGGTGTTCGAAGAGGAGCCAGATCTGACGCTGGAACTCCTTCTCAGGTAAGGGACGCTCTTCCTCCCTGATGAAACCCTCATCCTCACGAAACTTCTCCATCGCGTCCACTCCCAGCTCGTAGAATTTGATTTCTTCTGAGAACATATCCAAAGGGACATTCACTGGTCTTCTCAGCCGACCCCCAGACTGGTAGTAATAGAGGATGGCATCAAAGCTGGGGCGGTTTCTGTCGAAGAAGTACTCGTTTCTCAGAGGATCAAAGTACCGCATCCGCTTTTTGGGGTTGCCCAGCAACGTTTCTGGAAACTGGGAGAGAGTTTTCAACTGTGTCTCAAACCGGAGCCCGGCTATGTTGATGACCACTCTCTCGCAGCATTCATGGTCATTGTGGTCTGGGGGGTAGGTGTCCTGAGGGTGGCCAGGGACAGTCGAGGTCTCGTCCATGTTATCTCCTGCTACCACGGTCATtttgggaggaggaggtggagaaggagttGTATTGGGATGTCGGTTAGTCTGACTGAGCAGGCATTCAGGTTCGCGGGAAATTTTCCACTCCTCAGCTTCCCACACCCCTTAAATTGCTGGAGACGTCCCCAGATACGAGGGGGCTGGTTGGCTGCTTTGCCTCAGTGCGGCTCCACTGCGGTTCTCGCTGACTTGACCATTGCTGCTCTCCGgtgcatctgctgctgttgttactgctgcctctgtcacccagagagagagagagagagagagagagagagagagagagagagagagagagagagaggaggaggaggaaataatGGGATCAAACAGCCAAGATATTTGCTGGCTCAgctttttctgcagtttatttatttatttacttctcTCAGCCTGCAATTAGTGCTGTTAGCCAGTagtaacattaaaaaaaaaatcatcatacTGAGGAATTTCTATGACATTTCTATAATATAGGCATTTACAATCTCTCTGTCTTACACCTTACTGAGTATCTGATGATCCTCTCGCGCTACATGTTATTTCCTACATTCTACATTAAAAATCCTATTAGCTCTTCTGTGGGTATGTTTCATCCTGTTCCTCTGCTACACTCATATATTTCTTTGTAGATGTTTAGCTTAACATGGGAACGTCGTGTTTCTTTCTAAAAGGTGCATGGCAGTGCTCCATCCTACGCCACTCTAACCAGCCTGAATTATGATGTGACGCATAACATTTGATACTGATATTATACCAACTGATGTTCCTATGCAGACAGCCTACAGGCCTACTGCGGAGCAAATGATGCAAAATGCCGCTGCGAAACAGAATAAAGAGCACAGCAGTTGTCTTcgctcttcagcagcagctgtccatAAAAAAACATCTAACCGTATCTGTATCTATTGTGTAAGTCAGCAGTTTCGAGGCTTACCGTGGGTTGATCTTGAAGGCTCTTGAATGCGTCTTATCCTCGAGTAAAATCATCCAACGGCAGGGCACCGGTGAGTGTCATGTGGCAACTTTACATTGCACctaccaaaaagaaaaaaatcaaaaaaagccTAAAGCCAGTCTGTGCTCATCGCCTCCCCTGATGTGTCCGCCGCCAAGTGTCCTCAAACAGTTCTGAGCGCCTTCTGACGGTGAAGTAAGAGGAGATAAAATCAGATGAAAATCAGGTAAGTGTCATGAGGAAAGCCTGAGACGACAGAGAGGCGAAGCGGGAGCGTCGGCAGCTGCTTGCGCGGCGGCACGGTGGCGTGGACAGCTCACAGCATACCGCAGGAGAAGATCCTGCGCTGCAATTCAAAGGGGGGAGATACAGTAAGGGGCAATAAGCGAGCCCTTGGCACTTCCAGACATCACCGCATCAGTgtgaatctgctgctttttatgCGAGAGGACAAGATGGAGAGCAGAGTAAATGCTGAGGGACCGTCAGGTGCGGCAGTGAGGTCCAAGTGTTTTCTCCACAATGTCAAGCAAGTTTTGCCGTGCATTTTGCATGTAAGTGCAGGGGAGGTgagggaaaaagaggagaggggagggagggcagcagcagcaggaggaggaggaggaggaggagttggagggTTTCGACGCAATGCAGACCGGCTCTAGTAAAGCACGCCGCCAGAACTTCTCaatacagcacaaaaacaagagCGCTCGTGTGCCAGCACTGGCGCAATCCGACTGCATAGAAGGGCAGCTGGTAACAAAACCTCTAAATCAACACTGTGTAGCATTTGGACTAATCTATCATGTAGAAAACTATCATCGATGGGTGAGAGATGAAATCGCCTTTTCATTCTACAGCATCACTCCAGGATTGAAGGGCGTTAGTTGTGATGGCACGTTCCCATCTGAGCCTGAGAGACCAGATCTGATTTTGAAATTTTCATCGTTTAACTAGTGAGCGAAGAGGAGGATAAAACCGTcaacaatgtgtttttacagccaTCATCGGTATGAAACATCACATCAGGGGGAGGCTGCATGTCTCACACTTAATATCTGTCACTCTATGACACCAAGTGATCTCTTCCCAGTGTCCAATCATTACATATGCAGATATGAGACAAATGCAGGACATTTTTGCTCTGCAGAGGGCGGAGGATCagtttcagcaccacggacagcgcaGATGATTGATTGGCTTCACAGAAAACTACAAatcccaaaaaaacaaacaccagaACTCAATACAGTATCACAATAAATACTCAAACAATAACCAATATTAGTATACTGCTGACTCGGGGGGCCTGTGTGCAGGCAGGTTTTCGGGCCTAAAGACGCAGTGAGGGGGCAGAGCTGAAGGGACTCAAAACAACTGTCCTCTGGctttctaaaaacacacattcaacacaaaGTCAGGTCATCAGACCTCTGCGCAATTTGTTAAAATCTGCCTCCAGCCAAATGAATCCCCCTTCATTTGTCACTAAGACATTTTATTAAGTTAATTGGTTTTGTGGCAAGACAACCCAAAGTCTGGTTCTGCGCCTTTTCCCCATCATTCAGCACCAAATCTGAAAGTGTATTGAACTAATCAACGGCCATggatttgacatttttacataAATGAGTTGCTGTGTGCCCTCTGTGAGTCTGATCTGTATTATACTGggactgaaaaaaacaaatggagtGGTGTATTTTCGGATTCataatttatttataaaaaggaTTAAGTTAAGTTCACATACATGtttaaattagaaaaataaatattttattatatttaacatTCACAATGAATTCATGTCATGCAGACATTGCATCGTATGGTTCTAGGCTATGTTGTTTACAGCGAGCTGCAATGCAATCTGAATGCCTGTAACAACACAGAGGTAAGTTGCGACTCCAACTTTGCATAATAAGCTGCATAAGAAAAGGGGAAATTCAGAATTACAAAAACGCAGTATACACAAGGCTTTTATACAAAGAAAGCGTGGTCATTTATAAAGCCTACACAAAAGAATGTTTTTTCTATTGATACACACAATGTCCAATAAGGTAGACTGAACATTTTCCAAACACTGGCATTTCATGAATATCCGTGAGGAAATTATCCAATATTTGGGCGAAGAAGAGAATCCCACACTTGTGTTTTGTCGTGAGTCTGAAGGAGAGACAAGCTTCACTTAATCGTCTGCCTCCTGCAAgtaagcagaaaacaaaactcactaTGTTAACATGAGGAGGTAAGAGAAAGCAGGCAGGCTTCTGGTGAGCTTAGGTAACCATCGCAAGCATCCGGATGCATACTGTGTCAAAGAGCATGATGAGGGGCTTATGCCTAAATCAGTCAAGACCAGCTGCACCAGTGCAAAGATACTCAAGCTTAAGCGCTGGTTTTGCACACAGTGGAGCCTGAGCAGAGGCGTTGTGTCTGCAGGAATATTTATCATCCACAGAGAGGCGCTCAGAGCCCATTTGTTCTGGCCATTCTGATCAGATTCACTTTGGAAGCATGTTACGAGCTCCAAAGAAAAATCAAGTCgaagatgttttctctctcataGTTATGACTACGCATTTTCAGAATCGTGATATGTGCTATATTTGGAAAAGAATCTCATTATGATGAAACACTATCCTGTGACTTGGAGATACTCATCTTTTAATCATGGAATACTAATCTTGGAATTATGAAAAGCATGTAAACTCTGGTAGCGCGAGGAATAGGTCCTCTGTCAAGCCAACAATCTTCCAGtccacacacaggcaaacaagcTGCGAGAGATACTATTAGAACAGGAGCGGCGACAATGTTTGCACGCTGTACTCGTCTCCAAATCTTTTGCGAAGTTACTTATTTAGAATAGTTTTTCACGGTGCGTCGGGCTAAACACGGTGCAGCGCATGGCGCCctccagacacagacacacgtaAGGCCTCTACAAACCCCCAACAAATCCTCAAAAAGTCTGACTGACTCCAGTATGACAGAGATATTAATGTCTTGGTATATTTGTCGCTTTCTTGCCGCGCACTCCTCCGCACAGCGCAGGTTGCCTGGTGCGTCCTGTGCGCTTTGCCGCATGGCTGAGCTCTCTTGAGCTTTATTCAAGGCTTGGGTACTTTAAGAAAATGGGGCTTCGTGATGTTCTCATCAGTAGAAAGCCAAAGTGTGCTTCGTGCTGCTCATTTCCATGTGCGTAATTACTGCTTGAGAGCTAGAAAACATCTCcaaaatgtgtttctctttgaTGATTGTCATTCCCCTTCATATCTTTAAAGCTTTGTTAGCGTATGGTTCAATTACTAACGATGGTATTGCAAACATGCCCCTGGCGTCTCCAAACGTTTTCATGGAAGGGCTCCCAAAATATGACGCACTAGTGCACAGTTCCCCACTTAACCGATTTTTGTCTTCTAACAGTTGCCCCCATATCAGAGAGTAAATAaggctgcagcagtggaagGAATGATTTTCTCTTGACATCAAGTGAATTCAATTAGAGTGAATTTAAACCAATCGTTACTTTGGTGGGGGTTATCTGAGGCCCCACACCGTAGACACCTTGCGTAAAACAGCTGCGGCATCCAGCATGGAGGAGCCACGTCCACCAGTAGACAACTCACCAGAAATATAGCCGCTCTATACATCTGTCAGTTTCCCTGTGTATGTCTCCACCGGGTGTATGTTTGGAC
This sequence is a window from Chaetodon trifascialis isolate fChaTrf1 chromosome 10, fChaTrf1.hap1, whole genome shotgun sequence. Protein-coding genes within it:
- the LOC139337482 gene encoding potassium voltage-gated channel subfamily A member 1-like, coding for MTVVAGDNMDETSTVPGHPQDTYPPDHNDHECCERVVINIAGLRFETQLKTLSQFPETLLGNPKKRMRYFDPLRNEYFFDRNRPSFDAILYYYQSGGRLRRPVNVPLDMFSEEIKFYELGVDAMEKFREDEGFIREEERPLPEKEFQRQIWLLFEHPESSGTARGIAIVSVMVILISIVIFCLETLPQLKEDPAGRIVTVGNTTIYYKPNILTDPFFVIETLCIIWFSFELIVRFLACPSKPAFFKNMMNMIDIVAIIPYFITLGTELAEDPENEGVGEQATSLAILRVIRLVRVFRIFKLSRHSKGLQILGQTLKASMRELGLLIFFLFIGVILFSSAVYFAEAEEQGSYFGSIPDAFWWAVVSMTTVGYGDMVPVTIGGKIVGSLCAIAGVLTIALPVPVIVSNFNYFYHRETEGEEQAQLLNVSNPNIPSETNSSRRSSSTVSKSEYMEIDGDINNSIDNFREANLRTGNCTIANQNCVNKSKLLTDV